A stretch of DNA from Acinetobacter sp. C26M:
GACTGATTTACGCAATAAGATTTCGAACAGTGAACGTTTAGAAGACTTGCTAGATGAAGTATTGAAAAATACCGATCAAGTTCGTCAATTGAGTGCGGAGGCTGAAAATGAGTAATTTACAAGCAGCCGCTGCGGCAAGTGTTGAAGCTGAATCAGCAAATTTGTTGGATTCAATTGTTGAGCAAAGTCGTATAGCGCGTAATGATGATGAGCATGTTCGTGCAAAAAGCTTAATTGGTGAATTGGCGAAAGAAGTCATGGCAGGAACCATTACGGTTTCTGAAAATATGACCTTGTCGATTGATAAGCGTATTGCGGAAATTGATGCACTAATTTCAAATCAATTGAGTGAAATTATGCACCATGAACAATTCCAAACAATCGAATCGACATGGCGCGGTCTTTATTATTTCTGTCAAGAAACGCCATCTAACTCAATGATTAAAATTCGTATGTTGAATACGACTAAAAAAGAGTTGGTAAAAGACTTCCAAGGCGCAACCGATTTTGATCAAAGCACCTTGTTTAAAAAGATTTATGAAGAAGAATATGGCTCATTTGGTGGCGCACCTTATGCAGCGTTGATTGGTGATTTCGAGTTTGATCGTACACCGTCAGATATGTATTTATTGGAACAGATCTCTCATGTTGCTGCAGCAGCACATGCACCATTTGTTTCAGCAGCAAGTCCAAGCATTTTAGGTCTTGAATCTTTTACAGATATTGATCGTCCACGTGATGTTTCAAAGATTTTCGAAACAGCTGAATACGTGCAATGGCGTTCTTTCCGTGACAGCGAAGACTCTCGTTATGTTGCCTTGACTATGCCGCATGTTTTAGGTCGTTTGCCATACCATCCAAAAGAGGGTACTGCGACTGAAGGCTTTAATTTCGTTGAAGATGTTTCTGGTGAAAACCACGATGATTATTTGTGGATGAATGCCGCGTATGCCTTTGGAACACGTTTAACCAACGCATTTGATATGCATGGTTGGTGTGCTGCGATTCGTGGGGTTGAGGGCGGTGGTTTAGTTGAAGGCTTACCGGTTCACACCTTTAAAACTTCAGATGGTGAAGTTGTATTTAAGTGCCCAACTGAAATTGCAATTACTGACCGTCGTGAAAAAGAACTCAGCGATCTTGGTTTTATCCCATTAGTTCATTGTAAAAATACTGATTATGCAGCTTTCTTTGGTGCGCAATCTGCACAAAAACCAAAGAAATATGACAGTGATACGGCGAATGCAAACTCTGCACTTTCAAGCCAAATCCAATACATCATGGCGGTATCGCGCATTGCACATTACTTAAAAGCAATGATGCGTGACAAAGTGGGAAGTTTTGCATCTGCAGGTAATGTTGAAGCCTTTTTAAATGAATGGCTCTCTCAATACGTCTTGCTAGATGATGGTGCATCTCAAGAAGCAAAAGCACAATATCCGCTTCGCGAGGCATCTGTAAAAGTTGTAGAAGATCCAGCTCAACCGGGTCACTACAAGTCTGTGGTTTTCTTAAGACCACATTTCCAGCTGGATGAGTTGTCTGTTTCTTTACGACTCGTGACTGAACTACCTCAGTCCTCAAATTAATAATGAGATCAGCTAGATAATAACTTTAAATAAAATAGAGGTAATTTTTAAATGAAAGATATATATGTTGAGTTTCGTGGTAAGTACAAGGTAGACGGAGAATCTCGCGATTCTGAACACAAAGGTTGGCTTGAAGTTAATTCTTGGTCACATAACATTCGTCAACCTAAATCTGCGACTTCAAGTAGCGTTGGTGGTCATACCGCTGAACGTGTTGAACACTCAGACATGATCTTCGTTAAAGATTTGGATGCAACTAGTCCTAAACTTTGGGAAGCTTGTTCTGCGGGTTATACATTTGACGAAGTACAAATCGATTATTACCGTGCAAATGGTGACAAGCGTATCAAGTACTTACAAATCAAATTGAAACACGTTCTTGTTTCTAGCGTAACACCAACTGTAAATGAAGAAGGTGTTCCGACAGAAACATTTGGTTTGAAATACGCTGCTGTTGAGTGGACTTATAACCAACAAGACATTAACGGTACTGCGAAAGGTGCTGTTACTAAGAAATGGTCACTTTCTAACAACACAGCTTCATACGCTGCGTAATAGAAATTGTGATTTTCTAATAGAGGTTAATAGTTGCCTATTAGCCTCTATTTTTCCAAGATTTTGTTCTTATAAAAATGAATTTAGATCATCTATATCCATATGGATTCAGATCAACATTATTTGATCGTTTAGTACCTGAGCAAGAAGATTATTTAAGAGGGATGTCTATTCAACAATTGCGAGAGTCAGTTGCTCGTGATTTGGAAGACTTGCTGAATAGTCGAATTGCACAGTTTGACCGAGATATGGATGAATTTCCATTGGCAAAAAAATCGATTTTGCAGTTTGGGATTATTGATTTTGTCGGCTTATCTACAGCCAATCCGCTCGATCGAGACAAGATTTGCCAATCGATTGAACAGTCTATTGCAGCACATGAACCAAGATTAAGACAGATCAAAGTTGAGATGCTCTTGGATGGTCATAATATGGGATCACTTTGTTTAAGTATTCAGGCCTACTTAAATATTCATCCACTCTATGAACCTGTTTTTTTTGACGCTTTACTCAAACCAACAACACAACAATATGTTATTTCTGCCAGAACTTAGTGTGAGCGAACTGTGATAGAGCAACTTTTACCGTATTATGAAAAACAACTACAAGAATTCGGTCAACAATCTCGAGAGTTTGCGCAGAAATACCCGAAGATTGCGCAACGCTTATCTTTAAATCAAGAACAAATTGATGACCCGCATATTGAACGGTTAATTCAAGCCTTTTCACTGATTGCTGCACGTATCGATAAAAAATTAGCAGATAGTTATGATCTGTTTACTCATTCTCTCTTTGAGGTGATGTTTCCTCAATACTTACGTCATTTCCCAGCGTGTACTGTGGTCAGTTTTGAAGATATTAATAAACTCAAACAACTTAGCGCTGCACATATTATTCCTCAGAATACCGCATTGAAATCTCGTAGTTTTAAAGGCGTGCAATGTGAGTTTAATACCAGTAATGAAGTTCGATTATTGCCGATTACATTAAGCAATTTAGAGTTTCAAACTTCACCAAGTACGCATATGCATTTGAATCAGAATGCGACCTTGAGCCTGAAATTTGAAATTTTTAATGATGCTCAACAATGGATTCTGGACGAAAAATTACCGATCTATTTAGATGCAATTTCAAATTTTCCATTGCAAGTTTTGGACAGTATTTTCCGTAAAGAAACGGGATTTTCGATTCGCGTCGGGCAACGTGTAGTTGAAATTGCCAATCCATTTGCTGTGATGGGGTTTAGTGAGCAGGAAAGCTTATTGCCGATTGATCAACATACCCATCATGCTTACCGTTTGTTGATGGAATACTTTTGTTTTCCAGAGAAGTTCAACTACTTGAACTTTGACCTAAGTGTTCTAAAAGGCTTGTTACAACAACAGAATAATTTTGAAGTCTTGATACATCTCAAACTTAATTTGAATGACCAAGCAATTGTGCGTAATTACTCAGAACTGAATATTGCCAACTTTAAATTATTTACCACACCTGCAATTAATCTGTTTGAAAAGCAGGCAGAGCCACAAAAGATCTCACATACGCAACTGCAATATCCATTAATTACTGATGCGCATCATCCTGAGCTGTATCAAGTTTATTCAATTATTGAAATGAATATGGTGCGGGAGAAAACCAATCAGGAACAAACTCATCTTCCTGTTTTACCTTTTTTCGCAATGAGCCACTATCACAATGATAAGGTCCAATTTTTCTATTCTTTAAATTATTCACCGACACAAACCAAAAACATGCAGATGGGCTATTCAATTGTTTCTAAGCATTTGAAGCCCTATGAAATTAAGTCCGATTTTATTAGTACCAAATTACTTTGCTCAAACGGTGATTTACCACATGAAGCGTTAAGTCAGAGCAACAACATTCTCAATTTGAATGATAGTAGTTTGGCAAGACGTGCTTTGATCTTAAAGCGCCCGACATCGCCTTATCATTTTGATAAAAACAGCAATGAGCAATGGCGCATTATTTCTCATCTTTCACTCAATACCTTGGCAC
This window harbors:
- a CDS encoding type VI secretion system tube protein Hcp, translating into MKDIYVEFRGKYKVDGESRDSEHKGWLEVNSWSHNIRQPKSATSSSVGGHTAERVEHSDMIFVKDLDATSPKLWEACSAGYTFDEVQIDYYRANGDKRIKYLQIKLKHVLVSSVTPTVNEEGVPTETFGLKYAAVEWTYNQQDINGTAKGAVTKKWSLSNNTASYAA
- the tssE gene encoding type VI secretion system baseplate subunit TssE translates to MNLDHLYPYGFRSTLFDRLVPEQEDYLRGMSIQQLRESVARDLEDLLNSRIAQFDRDMDEFPLAKKSILQFGIIDFVGLSTANPLDRDKICQSIEQSIAAHEPRLRQIKVEMLLDGHNMGSLCLSIQAYLNIHPLYEPVFFDALLKPTTQQYVISART
- the tssC gene encoding type VI secretion system contractile sheath large subunit, coding for MSNLQAAAAASVEAESANLLDSIVEQSRIARNDDEHVRAKSLIGELAKEVMAGTITVSENMTLSIDKRIAEIDALISNQLSEIMHHEQFQTIESTWRGLYYFCQETPSNSMIKIRMLNTTKKELVKDFQGATDFDQSTLFKKIYEEEYGSFGGAPYAALIGDFEFDRTPSDMYLLEQISHVAAAAHAPFVSAASPSILGLESFTDIDRPRDVSKIFETAEYVQWRSFRDSEDSRYVALTMPHVLGRLPYHPKEGTATEGFNFVEDVSGENHDDYLWMNAAYAFGTRLTNAFDMHGWCAAIRGVEGGGLVEGLPVHTFKTSDGEVVFKCPTEIAITDRREKELSDLGFIPLVHCKNTDYAAFFGAQSAQKPKKYDSDTANANSALSSQIQYIMAVSRIAHYLKAMMRDKVGSFASAGNVEAFLNEWLSQYVLLDDGASQEAKAQYPLREASVKVVEDPAQPGHYKSVVFLRPHFQLDELSVSLRLVTELPQSSN
- the tssF gene encoding type VI secretion system baseplate subunit TssF, coding for MIEQLLPYYEKQLQEFGQQSREFAQKYPKIAQRLSLNQEQIDDPHIERLIQAFSLIAARIDKKLADSYDLFTHSLFEVMFPQYLRHFPACTVVSFEDINKLKQLSAAHIIPQNTALKSRSFKGVQCEFNTSNEVRLLPITLSNLEFQTSPSTHMHLNQNATLSLKFEIFNDAQQWILDEKLPIYLDAISNFPLQVLDSIFRKETGFSIRVGQRVVEIANPFAVMGFSEQESLLPIDQHTHHAYRLLMEYFCFPEKFNYLNFDLSVLKGLLQQQNNFEVLIHLKLNLNDQAIVRNYSELNIANFKLFTTPAINLFEKQAEPQKISHTQLQYPLITDAHHPELYQVYSIIEMNMVREKTNQEQTHLPVLPFFAMSHYHNDKVQFFYSLNYSPTQTKNMQMGYSIVSKHLKPYEIKSDFISTKLLCSNGDLPHEALSQSNNILNLNDSSLARRALILKRPTSPYHFDKNSNEQWRIISHLSLNTLALMKGDALSHVKELLALYNLPHSKENILLIDALKLLNFSTTNKLMNAKPFPMFIRGVKAELTVNKSVFRGHSLYIFSQLLSHIFNLKVQINSFVDVVVKDSLNQQEIYQCVQNVGGKTLL